A genome region from Glycine max cultivar Williams 82 chromosome 5, Glycine_max_v4.0, whole genome shotgun sequence includes the following:
- the LOC100786880 gene encoding calmodulin-binding transcription activator 4 isoform X4 has protein sequence MTPGYEYDINDLHQEAQARWLKPAEVMYILQNHEKFQFTQEPPQQPTSGSLFLFNKRVLRFFRKDGHNWRKKRDGRTVGEAHERLKVGNVEALNCYYAHGEQNPTFQRRSYWMLDPAYDHIVLVHYRNTSEGKLSSGAGAQLSPSSSSVYTQSPSPYSTQNPGSTSILGDSYEPNQSFSSPGSTEVTSDMFVLNNKMGHMDGTDTESGTSPELEVTQALRRLEVQLSLNEDNFEDIVSFGSKHETTHDSNPQHDQRVISNQEQSAAFSGPDDQGLFYDGYNGRQGDGGEFYHELIDHGYPDGNEKALWTEVLESCKSSSAVKLPQKNVYMPVENLENSVSSARRVPVSNQENSHWLNFNTVFSQPQGVDEVKFPVYSSMVETQVINSDYYETLFDQSQIGAPPDANSSLTVAQKQKFTIKTISPEWGYATETTKVIVVGSLLCHPSDSAWACMFGDVEVPVEIIQDGVISCEAPSHLPGKVTLCITSGNRESCSEVREFEYRDKTNSCTQCTQSETEATRSPEELLLLVRLEQMLLSASTIKNDNIESGIPLIKQKADDDSWSHIIEALLVGSGTSTGTVDWLLEELLKDKLQQWLSCRSQEKDEETGCSLSKKEQGIIHMVAGLGFEWALNPILTCGVNINFRDINGWTALHWAARFGREKMVASLIASGASAGAVTDPNAQDPTGKTAASIAAGNGHKGLAGYLSEIAVTSHLSSLTLEESELSKSSAELQADMTVNSVSKENLTASEDQASLKDTLAAIRNVTQAAARIQSAFRSHSFRKRRAREVAASAGGIGTISEISAMSKLAFRNSREYNSAASAALSIQKKYRGWKGRKDFLALRKKVVKIQAHVRGYQVRKHYKVIWAVGILDKVVLRWRRKGAGLRGFRQEMDINENENEDEDILKVFRKQKVDVEIEEAVSRVLSMVDSPDAREQYHRMLEKYRQAKAELAGTSDEASLSTSVGDDLFIDDFYPFP, from the exons ATGACACCTG GTTACGAATACGATATTAATGATCTGCATCAAGAGGCTCAAGCAAGATGGTTGAAGCCTGCAGAAGTGATGTACATTTTACAGAATCATGAAAAGTTCCAGTTCACCCAAGAGCCCCCACAACAGCCAACCA GTGGATCTCTGTTTCTGTTTAACAAAAGAGTCCTGCGTTTCTTCCGTAAAGATGGTCATAACTGGCGTAAGAAAAGAGATGGAAGAACTGTGGGAGAAGCACACGAAAGGCTGAAG GTTGGAAATGTTGAAGCCTTAAATTGTTACTATGCACACGGAGAGCAGAACCCTACTTTCCAGAGGCGGAGCTATTGGATGTTGGATCC GGCATATGATCATATTGTTCTTGTGCATTATAGGAACACAAGTGAG GGAAAGCTCAGTTCTGGAGCTGGGGCACAATTGTCACCAAGTTCCTCTTCTGTGTATACTCAGAGTCCTAGCCCATATTCTACTCAGAATCCAGGGTCAACATCCATACTTGGCGATTCATATGAACCTAATCAGAGTTTCTCCAGTCCAGGGTCTACAGAAGTTACGTCTGATATGTTCGTACTGAACAATAAAATGGGTCACATGGATGGGACAGATACAGAATCAGGAACCTCGCCTGAACTCGAGGTTACTCAAGCTTTGCGCCGATTGGAGGTGCAgttaagtttgaatgaggacaACTTTGAAGATATTGTTTCCTTCGGAAGTAAGCACGAAACTACACATGATTCAAACCCTCAGCACGACCAAAGGGTGATCAGCAATCAAGAGCAATCTGCTGCTTTCTCTGGACCTGATGATCAAGGGCTATTTTATGATGGATATAATGGAAGGCAag GTGATGGTGGTGAATTTTATCATGAATTAATAGACCATGGTTACCCTGATGGAAATGAAAAGGCTTTATGGACAGAGGTGCTGGAATCATGTAAGTCCTCATCTGCAGTCAAGTTACCACAGAAAAATGTATACATGCCAGTTGAAAAT CTGGAAAATTCAGTATCTTCTGCAAGAAGGGTACCAGTTTCCAACCAGGAAAACAGTCACTGGCTCAACTTCAACA CTGTTTTCTCACAACCTCAAGGTGTTGATGAAGTCAAATTTCCTGTCTATTCTTCTATGGTGGAAACACAAGTAATTAATTCTGACTACTATGAAACATTGTTTGACCAAAGCCAAATTGGAGCACCTCCAGATGCAAATTCAAGCTTGACTGTTGCACAAAAACAGAAATTTACAATTAAGACAATCTCCCCAGAATGGGGTTATGCCACTGAGACTACCAAG GTCATTGTTGTTGGGTCTCTTCTCTGTCATCCCTCGGATTCTGCATGGGCTTGTATGTTTGGTGATGTTGAAGTTCCTGTTGAGATAATTCAGGATGGTGTAATCTCTTGTGAAGCTCCATCTCACCTTCCTGGAAAGGTTACTCTGTGCATTACTTCTGGAAACCGGGAGTCCTGCAGTGAGGTCAGAGAGTTTGAATATCGTGATAAGACCAATAGTTGCACTCAATGTACTCAATCAGAAACAGAAGCCACTAGAAGTCCAGAAGAGCTGTTATTACTTGTTAGATTAGAGCAAATGCTTCTTTCTGCATCAACAATAAAGAATGACAACATAGAATCTGGAATTCCTCTCATAAAACAGAAAGCTGATGATGACTCGTGGAGCCATATTATAGAGGCTCTTCTAGTTGGCAGTGGAACGTCGACTGGTACTGTTGATTGGCTTCTTGAAGAGCTTCTAAAGGATAAGCTTCAACAGTGGCTTTCTTGCAGATCTCAGGAAAAAGATGAAGAGACAGGCTGCTCTTTGTCCAAGAAAGAGCAAGGGATTATTCACATGGTTGCTGGGTTAGGTTTTGAGTGGGCCTTGAACCCTATTCTCACTTGTGGAGTCAATATAAATTTCCGTGACATCAATGGGTGGACTGCCCTTCATTGGGCTGCACGTTTTGGAAG GGAAAAAATGGTTGCTTCACTTATAGCTTCTGGAGCATCTGCTGGAGCTGTGACAGATCCAAATGCACAAGATCCAACCGGTAAAACTGCTGCATCTATTGCAGCCGGCAATGGGCACAAGGGACTGGCAGGGTATCTTTCAGAGATAGCTGTAACAAGCCATCTGTCATCTCTTACACTGGAAGAGAGTGAATTATCTAAAAGTTCTGCTGAGCTTCAGGCAGATATGACTGTTAACAGTGTCTCCAAGGAAAATCTTACTGCCAGTGAGGATCAGGCATCACTCAAAGATACCTTGGCTGCTATCAGAAATGTAACTCAGGCAGCTGCGCGGATACAATCTGCTTTTCGTTCACATTCTTTTAGAAAACGAAGAGCAAGAGAAGTAGCTGCTAGTGCAGGTGGCATTGGTACCATTTCAGAGATTTCTGCTATGTCAAAACTTGCCTTTCGGAACTCACGTGAATATAATTCAGCTGCTTCAGCTGCTTTATCGATTCAGAAGAAATATCGAGGTTGGAAAGGTCGCAAAGATTTCTTAGCGTTGCGCAAAAAAGTAGTGAAGATACAG GCTCATGTGAGGGGCTACCAGGTTAGGAAGCATTACAAGGTAATATGGGCAGTTGGAATCTTGGACAAGGTTGTCTTACGATGGAGGAGAAAAGGAGCTGGTTTACGAGGTTTCCGACAAGAGATGGACATCaacgaaaatgaaaatgaagatgaagatattCTCAAGGTGTTCCGAAAACAGAAAGTTGATGTAGAAATTGAAGAGGCTGTTTCAAGGGTGCTGTCCATGGTCGACTCACCAGATGCTCGTGAGCAATATCATCGCATGCTTGAGAAATATCGTCAAGCTAAG GCTGAACTTGCGGGTACGAGTGACGAGGCATCATTATCAACTTCTGTAGGAGATGACttatttattgatgatttttatCCATTTCCCTAG